From Candidatus Hydrogenedentota bacterium, a single genomic window includes:
- a CDS encoding PQQ-binding-like beta-propeller repeat protein, protein MTDTPELSPAPETRPRVWPLFIVCAVQAVVVFGFSRWGTTNLHSAAGFGVAPGAAAILALLWWVTLSRTPWRDRLAGAVLAAAAMGAIVLSQSRVDMGGLLLLAALPWMTYGTAAVLLATWPLRWPLRRWALALLLIACAAGFCARRVDSISAGLSPVASWRWNATTAEQAGALALVTEQGRAGVPPVAGPGDWPAFRGPARDAVVAGESFSTDWAASPPKELWRVPVGAAWSSFIQVGGYLFTQEQRGPHECVTCYDAKTGAVVWQHGVEALFEDGMGVGPRATPAYADGRIHTLGCTGAVLCLDAATGGVVWQRDLRQDAGTGQPSFGMSASPLVSRDLVLFFSGGSEGKHLNAYNRATGDIVWQAGHRADGYASPHAAVVAGVTQILMVSDYGIQTFTPETGAPLWDHAWGIKTNPRCTQPVVVDGNGVFFGGTGSSGTRRLTISLSDGAWKVEEAWSSKQFRPYFNDGALHKGLYYGFDGDRLACMDPATGKRRWAGERYNGQLLLVADMDMLLVLAESGDVILLPATPEEPAEIARFHAVTGKTWNHPLLSGGKLYVRNAQEAACFELPKAGK, encoded by the coding sequence ATGACCGACACGCCCGAGCTGTCCCCCGCGCCGGAAACGCGCCCCCGCGTGTGGCCGCTTTTCATTGTCTGCGCCGTGCAGGCCGTGGTGGTCTTCGGGTTCTCCCGCTGGGGCACGACGAACCTCCACAGCGCCGCCGGTTTCGGCGTTGCACCGGGCGCGGCGGCCATCCTCGCCCTGCTCTGGTGGGTGACGCTCAGCCGGACCCCCTGGCGGGACCGGCTGGCCGGGGCCGTGCTCGCGGCGGCGGCGATGGGCGCCATCGTGTTGTCCCAGAGCCGCGTGGACATGGGCGGCCTGCTCCTGCTCGCCGCGCTGCCGTGGATGACCTACGGAACGGCGGCGGTCCTCCTGGCCACCTGGCCGCTGCGGTGGCCCCTGCGCCGGTGGGCGCTGGCCCTCCTGCTCATTGCCTGCGCGGCCGGGTTCTGCGCCCGGCGCGTGGACAGCATCAGCGCGGGGCTGTCCCCCGTGGCCTCGTGGCGCTGGAACGCCACCACGGCGGAGCAGGCGGGGGCGCTGGCCCTCGTGACGGAACAGGGCCGCGCCGGGGTGCCGCCCGTGGCGGGGCCGGGCGACTGGCCCGCCTTCCGCGGCCCCGCGCGCGACGCTGTCGTGGCCGGGGAAAGCTTCTCCACCGACTGGGCCGCCTCGCCGCCGAAAGAGCTGTGGCGCGTGCCCGTGGGCGCGGCGTGGTCCTCCTTCATCCAGGTCGGCGGGTACCTGTTCACGCAGGAGCAGCGCGGCCCCCACGAGTGCGTCACCTGCTACGACGCGAAGACCGGCGCCGTCGTGTGGCAGCACGGCGTGGAGGCGCTGTTCGAGGACGGCATGGGCGTCGGACCGCGCGCCACGCCCGCCTATGCCGACGGCCGCATCCACACCCTCGGCTGCACGGGCGCCGTGCTCTGCCTCGACGCCGCCACGGGCGGCGTGGTCTGGCAGCGCGACCTGCGCCAGGACGCCGGCACCGGCCAGCCCTCCTTCGGGATGTCGGCGTCGCCGCTCGTGTCCCGCGACCTGGTCCTGTTCTTCTCCGGCGGCTCCGAGGGGAAGCACCTCAACGCCTACAACCGGGCCACGGGGGACATTGTGTGGCAGGCCGGCCACCGCGCCGACGGCTACGCCTCGCCCCATGCGGCCGTCGTCGCCGGGGTGACGCAGATCCTCATGGTCAGCGACTACGGCATCCAGACCTTCACCCCCGAAACCGGCGCGCCCCTGTGGGACCACGCCTGGGGCATCAAGACCAACCCGCGCTGCACCCAGCCCGTGGTCGTGGACGGCAACGGCGTCTTCTTCGGCGGCACCGGCAGCTCCGGCACGCGGCGGCTCACCATCTCCCTGAGCGACGGCGCGTGGAAGGTCGAGGAGGCCTGGTCGTCCAAGCAGTTCCGGCCCTACTTCAACGACGGCGCCCTGCACAAGGGCCTCTACTACGGCTTCGACGGCGACCGCCTCGCCTGCATGGACCCCGCCACCGGCAAGCGCCGCTGGGCGGGCGAGCGCTACAACGGCCAGCTCCTCCTCGTCGCCGACATGGACATGCTCCTCGTCCTCGCCGAGTCCGGCGACGTCATCCTCCTCCCCGCCACCCCGGAGGAACCCGCCGAAATCGCCCGCTTCCACGCCGTCACCGGCAAAACCTGGAACCACCCCCTCCTCTCGGGAGGAAAACTCTACGTCCGAAACGCCCAGGAGGCCGCCTGCTTCGAGCTGCCGAAGGCGGGGAAATAG
- a CDS encoding sugar isomerase: MCCHCINRREFLGVTTAMTLAAAMGASAKGAAAWSDGYWDPTKPLYTQGRTLRVQPVLMYRVPVKREMTSYKSWGGVQSDEAAAEETARIMEELSGLAATGGFPMEVLPVIRVKTKEEAAAIDPKASDATIVYPATGGGETLNACIPDRGAVIFARHKSGPVYYWYEALSTKYLASDKDAEKTEKRASVQDVVIDDLEELRWRLRALYAVHNFLGCRIVALGGPAGKYAGEAPEVARDKWGMDLVDYSYDDLSKRINSALADPAAVALAEKWTDTFLALPGTTLETERTFVVNAFLLYALFKDILAEHDASVFTIKECMSTILPMSKTTACLSLGLMNDEGLTAFCESDFVVVPAGVLLRYLSGRPVFMHNSTFPHDGVVTCAHCASPRRLDGDTYEPTRILTHYESDFGAAPKVDMPVGQLVSFIDPEYATGRWVGLKGEVVDNPFLEICRSQQDVRVHGDWKKLLHEVRDSHWMMAYGDHLREVGYAAAKIGVTWDNISEA, encoded by the coding sequence ATGTGCTGCCATTGCATCAACCGCAGGGAATTTCTGGGGGTGACCACGGCGATGACTCTGGCCGCGGCCATGGGCGCGTCGGCGAAGGGCGCCGCCGCGTGGTCCGACGGCTATTGGGACCCCACAAAGCCCCTGTACACCCAGGGCCGCACCCTTCGCGTGCAGCCGGTGCTCATGTACCGCGTGCCCGTGAAGCGCGAGATGACCTCCTACAAGTCCTGGGGCGGCGTCCAGAGCGACGAGGCGGCCGCCGAAGAGACCGCGCGCATCATGGAGGAGCTGAGCGGCCTTGCCGCCACCGGCGGATTCCCCATGGAGGTGCTGCCGGTCATCCGGGTGAAGACGAAGGAGGAGGCCGCCGCCATTGACCCGAAGGCGTCGGACGCCACCATCGTCTACCCCGCCACGGGCGGCGGCGAGACGCTGAACGCGTGCATCCCCGACCGGGGCGCGGTGATCTTCGCGCGGCACAAATCCGGCCCGGTCTACTACTGGTACGAGGCCCTCAGCACGAAGTACCTGGCGTCGGACAAGGACGCGGAAAAGACGGAAAAGCGCGCGTCGGTCCAGGACGTGGTCATTGACGATCTGGAGGAGCTGCGGTGGCGCCTGCGCGCCCTCTACGCCGTCCACAACTTCCTCGGCTGCCGCATTGTCGCCCTGGGCGGCCCGGCGGGCAAGTACGCCGGCGAGGCCCCGGAGGTCGCGCGCGACAAGTGGGGCATGGACCTCGTGGACTATTCCTATGACGACCTGTCCAAGCGGATCAACTCCGCCCTCGCGGATCCGGCGGCCGTCGCCCTGGCCGAGAAGTGGACCGACACCTTCCTCGCCCTGCCCGGCACGACCCTGGAGACGGAGCGCACCTTCGTTGTGAACGCCTTCCTGCTCTACGCCCTGTTCAAGGACATCCTGGCGGAGCACGACGCCAGCGTCTTCACCATCAAGGAGTGCATGAGCACCATCCTGCCCATGTCGAAGACCACCGCGTGCCTCTCCCTCGGCCTGATGAACGACGAGGGCCTCACGGCCTTCTGCGAGTCCGACTTCGTCGTCGTGCCCGCCGGCGTGCTCCTGCGCTACCTCTCCGGGCGCCCCGTGTTCATGCACAACTCCACCTTCCCCCACGACGGGGTGGTCACCTGCGCCCACTGCGCCTCGCCCCGCCGCCTCGACGGCGACACCTACGAGCCGACGCGCATCCTCACGCACTACGAGTCCGACTTCGGCGCGGCCCCCAAGGTGGACATGCCCGTCGGCCAGCTTGTCAGCTTCATTGACCCCGAATACGCCACGGGCCGCTGGGTCGGCCTCAAGGGCGAGGTGGTGGACAACCCCTTCCTCGAAATCTGCCGCAGCCAGCAGGACGTCCGCGTCCACGGCGACTGGAAGAAGCTCCTCCACGAGGTCCGCGACTCGCACTGGATGATGGCCTACGGCGACCACCTCCGCGAGGTCGGCTACGCCGCCGCAAAAATCGGCGTCACCTGGGACAACATCTCCGAGGCGTAG
- a CDS encoding PIG-L family deacetylase: MAEERRKKTVLVVAAHADDMEFMAAGTVARFIRDFGYPVYEYILTDNSRGSYRLSGPELVEVSAAEAREAGRILGLEEVRLEGYRDGELDRVPPGELRGKIMAMIREVRADIVMGWDPFAPYEDHPDHRAAAMATLEAAAFASNPLFHPEHAAPPHMPTEAYWFAKSPLNAHTFVDISAVMDLKVAALLAHDCQMVLTVDALVLEARALGVDLPMLENLEEGAHRPLVEMGIRQHCARVGAEAGLECAEQFRHEKFGMLDTVLGTDFVRPDFA; encoded by the coding sequence ATGGCGGAAGAGCGGCGGAAGAAGACGGTGCTGGTGGTCGCCGCGCATGCGGACGACATGGAGTTCATGGCGGCGGGGACCGTCGCCCGGTTCATCCGGGACTTCGGCTACCCCGTTTATGAGTACATCCTGACGGACAACTCGCGGGGCTCGTACCGCCTCTCGGGGCCGGAGCTGGTGGAGGTGTCGGCGGCGGAGGCGCGGGAGGCGGGCCGCATCCTCGGGCTGGAGGAGGTGCGCCTGGAGGGCTACCGGGACGGCGAACTGGACCGGGTGCCGCCGGGGGAGCTGCGCGGGAAGATCATGGCCATGATCCGCGAGGTGCGCGCCGACATCGTGATGGGCTGGGACCCCTTCGCCCCCTATGAGGACCACCCGGACCACCGGGCCGCGGCGATGGCCACGCTGGAGGCTGCGGCCTTCGCATCGAACCCGCTGTTCCATCCGGAGCACGCCGCGCCGCCCCACATGCCCACCGAGGCCTACTGGTTCGCCAAATCGCCGCTGAACGCCCATACCTTTGTGGACATTTCGGCGGTGATGGACCTGAAGGTGGCGGCGCTGCTGGCGCACGACTGCCAGATGGTGCTGACGGTGGACGCCCTGGTCCTCGAGGCCCGCGCGCTGGGCGTGGACCTGCCCATGCTGGAGAACCTGGAGGAGGGCGCGCACCGGCCCCTGGTCGAGATGGGCATCCGCCAGCACTGCGCGCGCGTGGGCGCGGAGGCCGGCCTGGAATGCGCCGAGCAGTTCCGCCACGAGAAGTTCGGCATGCTGGACACGGTCCTCGGCACCGACTTCGTCCGCCCCGACTTCGCGTGA
- a CDS encoding nuclear transport factor 2 family protein, whose amino-acid sequence MKRFVAVSVCVMVLAALGMAGCATGAKGMTDAEQISQRVEDGIAAVKAKDFKKFETFVSGEFDSGVIGNKEDLLSYLENADGMGFLDGLEVSLTDSETTVTGDTAVVDTVDVSGPFGSLTLTFTGAKEKGVWMITGVDPY is encoded by the coding sequence ATGAAGCGGTTTGTTGCGGTTTCGGTGTGTGTCATGGTGCTGGCGGCGCTGGGAATGGCGGGGTGCGCCACGGGCGCGAAGGGGATGACGGATGCGGAACAGATCTCGCAGCGGGTGGAGGACGGGATCGCGGCGGTGAAGGCGAAGGATTTTAAGAAGTTCGAGACTTTTGTTTCCGGGGAGTTTGACAGCGGGGTCATCGGCAACAAGGAGGACCTGCTGTCCTACCTGGAGAACGCCGACGGCATGGGCTTCCTGGACGGCCTGGAAGTGAGCCTGACGGACTCCGAGACGACGGTCACGGGCGACACGGCGGTGGTGGACACGGTGGACGTGTCGGGCCCCTTCGGGTCCCTGACCCTCACGTTCACGGGCGCCAAGGAGAAGGGCGTCTGGATGATCACGGGCGTTGATCCTTACTGA
- a CDS encoding alginate export family protein, whose protein sequence is MSRKTLCLLGLALVCAATPALAELNQVEVGGSLRLRFNYISNQLAVPSPTVQHGPLATLGRPIGGPFGPAVASIMDWDDAGPDYSAVEQRTRLHVKATFTEDVSAFVEFDSYDVWGEDFRSNYLTGADARDGDNAADINLYQAYVDVKGMWGTPLSLRVGRQELAFGSQWLVGPRDFAFLYTGLSFDALRLTYAGESFTVDAWASKLAENLGSFGQDDVDFYGVYASCTAVENHTFDVYWMLLNDDTMGSADTLLNTAGVRGAGRMGTFDYDAEVAYQFGSADAYGLMAGDTDADFDNWGAKLDLGYAFDCGWTPRVFVSGRYYGGEDNRQFGSDDASVNFNRLFSNEIMTGFIDLFNDLSNAWTGRVGVMCAPMPKIRTILAVSYYETLNAFDRPGFLWWTDSGDTDLGWEVTLFNEYQYSEDLVFEFGWTHLFAGDGLAESNFSAWNGTISLGGSDDDDADYAFAGCRISF, encoded by the coding sequence ATGTCGAGGAAAACGCTGTGTCTTCTGGGCCTGGCGCTGGTGTGCGCGGCCACGCCCGCGCTCGCGGAACTCAACCAGGTGGAGGTGGGCGGCTCGCTGCGCCTGCGCTTCAACTACATCAGCAACCAGCTCGCGGTGCCGTCGCCGACGGTGCAGCACGGGCCGCTGGCGACGCTGGGCCGCCCGATCGGCGGACCTTTCGGCCCGGCCGTGGCGAGCATCATGGACTGGGACGACGCGGGCCCGGACTATTCGGCGGTGGAGCAGCGGACGCGCCTGCACGTGAAGGCGACCTTCACGGAGGACGTGAGCGCGTTCGTCGAGTTTGACTCGTATGACGTGTGGGGCGAGGATTTCCGCTCGAACTACCTGACGGGCGCGGACGCGCGCGACGGGGACAACGCGGCGGACATCAACCTGTACCAGGCGTATGTGGACGTGAAGGGGATGTGGGGCACGCCGCTGAGCCTGCGCGTCGGCCGCCAGGAGCTGGCCTTCGGCAGCCAGTGGCTCGTGGGCCCGCGCGACTTCGCGTTCCTCTACACCGGCCTGTCCTTTGACGCCCTGCGCCTGACCTACGCGGGCGAGTCCTTCACCGTGGACGCGTGGGCGTCCAAGCTGGCGGAGAACCTGGGCTCCTTCGGCCAGGACGACGTGGACTTCTACGGCGTCTACGCCTCCTGCACGGCGGTGGAGAACCACACCTTCGACGTGTACTGGATGCTGCTCAACGACGACACGATGGGCTCCGCGGACACGCTGCTGAACACCGCCGGCGTGCGCGGCGCGGGCCGCATGGGCACCTTCGACTACGACGCCGAGGTGGCCTACCAGTTCGGGTCGGCGGACGCCTACGGCCTCATGGCCGGCGACACGGACGCGGACTTTGACAACTGGGGCGCCAAGCTGGACCTGGGCTACGCCTTCGACTGCGGGTGGACCCCGCGGGTGTTCGTGTCGGGCCGCTACTACGGCGGCGAGGACAACCGCCAGTTCGGCTCCGACGACGCGAGCGTGAACTTCAACCGCCTCTTCTCCAACGAGATCATGACGGGCTTCATTGACCTGTTCAACGACCTGTCCAACGCGTGGACCGGCCGCGTCGGCGTCATGTGCGCGCCCATGCCCAAGATCCGCACGATCCTCGCCGTCAGCTACTACGAGACCCTCAACGCCTTTGACCGGCCCGGGTTCCTGTGGTGGACCGACAGCGGCGACACGGACCTCGGCTGGGAGGTCACCCTCTTCAACGAGTACCAGTACAGCGAGGACCTTGTGTTCGAGTTCGGCTGGACCCACCTGTTCGCGGGCGACGGCCTCGCCGAGAGCAACTTCTCCGCCTGGAACGGCACCATCTCCCTGGGCGGCTCCGACGACGACGACGCGGACTACGCGTTCGCCGGCTGCCGCATCTCCTTCTAA
- a CDS encoding leucyl aminopeptidase, protein MKIDAIHAEAYKGGKKDTCLVAPLFEGDDPAGLPVGKTAAAALCALSAKGVFTGKTGQCQCLPTPRDRAQAVLAVGVGPRAKFSAEGARRAAGTAAGPLSQHRVRHVFLDATQLTGALADAFVEGLVLAQYRFDVYKKGDPENGGAVEAVTLIVPDAAHPERAARDAHRAALIAMGVNGARQLADTASNDLTPSALAEFARGVARESGMSCTVLGPREMAELGMNALLGVAKGAAEEPRLVMMEYRHARAKKTIMLVGKGVCFDAGGVSIKPAQGMHEMKYDMCGAAAVLCAMMTLAHLGPRVNLVAVVPAVENKTGARAQTPGDIVRAYNGKTVEVRNTDAEGRLILADAIAYAVEKHAPDVVVDLATLTGACVVALGHYAAGVLGNDDEVVQSLVGAGEETGDRLWPLPLWDEYCDLIKGDHADLCNISPGRDAGTITGAAFIKEFVGGTPWAHLDIAGVAYGVKHIPHLSPKYATGFGVRLLTRWVMDQAKAAR, encoded by the coding sequence GCGGCAAGAAGGACACCTGCCTCGTGGCGCCCCTCTTCGAGGGCGACGACCCCGCCGGGCTCCCCGTCGGCAAGACCGCGGCCGCCGCGCTCTGCGCGCTGTCGGCCAAGGGCGTGTTCACCGGAAAGACCGGGCAGTGCCAGTGCCTGCCCACGCCGCGCGACCGCGCGCAGGCCGTGCTGGCCGTGGGCGTCGGGCCCCGGGCGAAGTTCTCCGCCGAGGGCGCGCGCCGCGCCGCGGGCACCGCCGCCGGGCCCCTGTCGCAGCACCGGGTCCGCCATGTGTTCCTCGACGCCACCCAGCTCACCGGGGCCCTCGCCGACGCCTTTGTCGAGGGCCTGGTCCTCGCACAGTACCGCTTCGACGTGTACAAGAAGGGCGACCCGGAGAACGGCGGCGCCGTGGAGGCGGTGACGCTGATCGTGCCCGACGCCGCGCACCCCGAACGCGCCGCCCGCGACGCGCACCGGGCCGCGCTCATCGCCATGGGCGTGAACGGCGCGCGCCAGCTCGCCGACACGGCGTCCAACGACCTCACGCCGTCCGCCCTGGCCGAGTTTGCCCGGGGCGTCGCGCGGGAGAGCGGCATGTCCTGCACGGTCCTCGGCCCGCGCGAGATGGCGGAGCTCGGCATGAACGCGCTGCTCGGCGTGGCCAAGGGCGCCGCCGAGGAGCCCCGGCTCGTGATGATGGAGTACCGCCACGCGCGGGCGAAGAAGACCATCATGCTCGTCGGCAAGGGCGTCTGCTTCGACGCGGGCGGCGTCAGCATCAAGCCCGCCCAGGGCATGCACGAGATGAAGTACGACATGTGCGGCGCCGCCGCCGTGCTCTGCGCCATGATGACCCTCGCCCACCTCGGCCCGCGCGTCAACCTCGTCGCCGTGGTCCCCGCCGTGGAGAACAAGACCGGCGCGCGCGCCCAGACCCCCGGCGACATCGTCCGCGCGTACAACGGCAAGACCGTCGAGGTGCGCAACACGGACGCCGAGGGCCGCCTCATCCTTGCCGACGCCATCGCCTACGCCGTCGAGAAGCACGCCCCCGACGTGGTCGTGGACCTCGCCACGCTGACCGGCGCGTGCGTCGTGGCCCTGGGCCACTACGCCGCCGGCGTGCTGGGCAACGACGACGAGGTCGTGCAGTCCCTCGTGGGCGCGGGCGAGGAGACGGGCGACCGCCTGTGGCCCCTGCCCCTGTGGGACGAGTACTGCGACCTCATCAAGGGCGACCACGCCGACCTGTGCAACATCAGCCCCGGCCGCGACGCGGGCACGATCACCGGCGCGGCCTTCATCAAGGAGTTCGTCGGCGGCACCCCCTGGGCGCACCTCGACATCGCGGGTGTCGCCTACGGCGTGAAGCACATCCCCCACCTGAGCCCCAAATACGCCACCGGATTCGGCGTCCGCCTTCTCACCCGCTGGGTCATGGACCAGGCCAAAGCCGCCCGCTGA